A genome region from Setaria italica strain Yugu1 chromosome III, Setaria_italica_v2.0, whole genome shotgun sequence includes the following:
- the LOC101763212 gene encoding plant cysteine oxidase 2, which translates to MPVQVGGSKVAEPRARVELSPTAVADKGRASSKKFRRRQKKATSSLSPMQRLFDTSKEVFAGSSPGFVPPPDAVARLSGLLNDLKPQDVGVDSNMTYFKHADSRGPPRVSYLHFYDCPKFSFGIFCLPKSAVIPLHNHPGMTVFSKILFGSMHLKSYDWAKSSPDSNDNALENSDGARLAKVNTDAVFDASAETVVLYPENGGNLHCFTALTPCAVLDVLGPPYDRDDGRDCSYYDESPFLSSCGGDEQYSWLKEVPTNFEMKGTQMPRKFSI; encoded by the exons ATGCCGGTTCAGGTCGGAGGGAGCAAGGTGGCGGAGCCCAGGGCCAGGGTGGAGCTCTcgcccaccgccgtcgccgacaAGGGCCGCGCCTCGTCCAAGaagttccgccgccgccagaagaAGGCCACGTCTTCCCTGTCGCCGATGCAGAGGCTGTTCGACACCAGCAAGGAGGTCTTCGCGGGCTCCTCGCCGGGTTTtgtgccgccgccggacgccgtgGCGCGCCTCTCGGGCCTCCTCA ATGATTTAAAACCACAGGATGTTGGGGTAGACTCTAACATGACGTACTTCAAGCATGCTGATTCTAGAGGCCCCCCTCGAGTTAGTTATCTGCATTTCTATGATTGCCCCAAGTTTTCG TTTGGTATCTTCTGCTTACCGAAATCAGCAGTTATTCCCCTTCACAACCATCCTGGGATGACAGTATTTAGCAAGATACTATTTGGTTCCATGCACCTGAAGTCATATGACTGGGCTAAAAGTTCGCCAGATAGCAATGATAATGCACTTGAGAACTCAGATG GAGCTCGTTTGGCCAAGGTAAATACTGATGCTGTTTTCGACGCTTCAGCTGAGACCGTAGTTCTGTACCCTGAGAATGGAGGGAATTTGCACTGTTTTACTGCGTTGACCCCTTGTGCCGTGCTGGATGTGCTGGGCCCCCCTTATGACCGTGATGATGGAAGGGATTGCTCATACTATGATGAATCACCGTTCTTGAGTTCATGTG GTGGAGATGAACAGTATTCTTGGCTTAAAGAGGTTCCTACCAATTTCGAGATGAAAGGTACACAGATGCCGCGGAAGTTTAGCATCTAG
- the LOC101762805 gene encoding DNA damage-binding protein 1: MSVWNYVVTAHKPTSVSHSCVGNFTSPNQLNLIIAKCTRIEIHLLTPQGLQPMLDVPIYGRIATIELFRPHNETQDFLFIATERYKFCVLQWDTEKSELLTRAMGDVSDRIGRPTDNGQIGIIDPDCRLIGLHLYDGLFKVIPFDNKGQLKEAFNIRLEELQVLDIKFLHGCVKPTIVVLYQDNKDARHVKTYEVALKDKDFVEGPWSQNNLDNGAGLLIPVPAPLGGVIIIGEETIVYCNANATFKAIPIKQSIIRAYGRVDPDGSRYLLGDNTGTLHLLVLTHERERVTGLKVEYLGETSIASSISYLDNGVVYVGSRFGDSQLVKLNLQADASGSFVEVLERYVNLGPIVDFCVVDLDRQGQGQVVTCSGAFKDGSLRVVRNGIGINEQASVELQGIKGLWSLKSSFNDPYDMYLVVSFISETRFLAMNMEDELEETEIEGFDAQTQTLFCQNVINDLLIQVTANSVRLVSCTSQELVDQWNAPAGFSVNVASANASQVLLATGGGHLVYLEIRDSKLVEVKHAQLEHEISCLDLNPIGENPQYSSLAAVGMWTDISVRIFSLPDLELIRKENLGGEIVPRSVLLCTLEGVSYLLCALGDGNLFSFLLNASTGELTDRKKVSLGTQPISLRTFSSKGTTHVFASSDRPTVIYSSNKKLLYSNVNLKEVNHMCPFNTAAFPDSLAIAKEGELSIGTIDDIQKLHIRTIPLNEQARRICHQEQSRTLAFCSFKYNQTSMEESETHYIRLLDHQTFEFLSTYPLDQYECGCSIISCSFADDNNVYYCVGTAYVLPEENEPTKGRILVFAVEDGRLQLIVEKETKGAVYSLNAFNGKLLAAINQKIQLYKWMLREDGSHELQSECGHHGHILALYTQTRGDFIVVGDLMKSISLLVYKHEESAIEERARDYNANWMTAVEMLDDEAYIGAENSYNLFTVRKNSDAATDDERARLEVVGEYHLGEFVNRFRHGSLVMRLPDSEIGQIPTVIFGTINGVIGIIASLPHDQYVFLEKLQSTLVKFIKGVGNLSHEQWRSFHNDKKTAEARNFLDGDLIESFLDLSRGKMEEVSKAMGVPVEELSKRVEELTRLH, encoded by the exons atgagCGTGTGGAACTACGTGGTCACGGCGCACAAGCCGACCAGCGTCAGCCACTCCTGCGTCGGCAACTTCACCAGCCCCAACCAGCTCAACCTCATCATCGC GAAATGTACCCGCATCGAGATCCATTTGCTTACTCCTCAGGGCCTTCAG CCTATGCTTGATGTACCTATATACGGAAGGATCGCAACAATTGAGCTCTTCCGGCCTCAT AATGAGACTCAGGATTTTCTTTTCATTGCTACGGAGAGGTACAAATTCTGTGTTCTGCAATGGGACACAGAAAAATCAGAGCTCCTCACCAG AGCAATGGGTGATGTTTCTGATCGCATTGGCCGTCCTACTGACAATGGACAG ATTGGAATTATCGACCCTGACTGTAGACTTATTGGTCTTCACCTCTATGACGGCTTATTTAAG GTTATACCATTTGACAACAAAGGACAGCTGAAGGAAGCTTTCAATATCAG ACTCGAAGAACTTCAAGTACTGGACATCAAGTTTCTGCATGGTTGTGTTAAACCTACTATTGTTGTCCTCTACCAG GATAATAAAGACGCGAGGCATGTGAAGACATATGAAGTTGCACTGAAGGACAAAGATTTTGTTGAGGGTCCTTGGTCCCAGAATAACTTAGACAATGGTGCCGGTTTGTTAATACCTGTACCAGCTCCACTTGGTGGCGTCATAATTATTGGCGAGGAGACAATAGTTTACTGCAATGCCAATGCTACATTTAAAGCTATACCAATAAAACAA TCCATCATAAGAGCTTATGGACGGGTTGACCCAGATGGTTCTCGATATTTGCTCGGCGATAATACAGGAACTCTGCATTTACTTGTCCTTACCCATGAACGAGAAAG GGTTACTGGTTTGAAAGTAGAGTACTTGGGAGAGACTTCAATTGCATCATCAATTTCATATCTTGATAATGGTGTTGTTTATGTTGGTTCACGATTTGGCGATTCACAG CTGGTAAAGCTGAACCTCCAAGCTGATGCAAGTGGTTCATTTGTTGAAGTTCTGGAACGTTATGTGAATCTTGGACCTATTGTGGACTTCTGCGTGGTTGACCTTGATAGGCAGGGTCAGGGTCAGGTGGTTACTTGTTCTGGGGCATTTAAAGATGGTTCCCTTCGTGTGGTTCGCAATGGTATAGGGATTAATGAGCAG GCTTCAGTAGAGCTCCAAGGTATCAAGGGATTATGGTCATTGAAATCTTCTTTCAATGATCCTTACGACATGTACCTAGTTGTGAGCTTTATAAGTGAGACACGGTTCTTGGCGATGAACATGGAAGATGAACTAGAAGAAACTGAGATAGAGGGGTTTGATGCACAAACCCAGACCCTGTTTTGTCAAAATGTGATCAATGATCTTCTTATACAG GTTACTGCTAATTCTGTTCGGTTAGTCAGTTGTACCTCTCAGGAGCTAGTGGATCAATGGAATGCACCAGCAGGATTTTCAGTCAATGTTGCCTCAGCTAATGCCAGTCAG GTTCTGTTGGCAACAGGTGGTGGCCATCTTGTTTACCTAGAAATTAGGGATTCTAAGCTTGTTGAAGTGAAACATGCACAGCTAGAACATGAGATTTCTTGTCTTGATTTGAACCCAATTGGGGAGAATCCACAGTATAGTTCCCTAGCTGCCGTTGGGATGTGGACAGATATAAGTGTTAGAATATTTTCACTTCCAGATCTTGAATTAATAAGGAAGGAGAATTTGGGTGGAGAAATTGTTCCTCGGTCTGTTCTGCTGTGCACCTTGGAGGGG gtttCGTATTTACTTTGTGCTCTTGGAGATGGTAACCTGTTCAGTTTTCTGCTGAATGCAAGTACTGGTGAACTGACTGATAGAAAGAAGGTTTCCCTCGGGACCCAACCAATCAGCCTTCGTACATTCTCATCAAAGGGTACCACCCACGTGTTTGCTTCATCAGATAGGCCAACGGTCATCTATAGCAGCAATAAGAAGCTTCTCTATAGCAATGTCAATTTGAAAGAAGTTAATCATATGTGCCCTTTCAATACAGCCGCTTTTCCAGACAG CCTTGCAATTGCTAAAGAAGGTGAACTCTCCATTGGAACGATTGATGATATCCAAAAGCTTCATATCCGCACAATCCCCCTTAATGAACAAGCACGTCGCATTTGCCACCAGGAGCAATCAAGGACACTAGCATTTTGCAGTTTCAAGTACAACCAGACTAGTATGGAGGAAAGTGAGACTCATTATATTCGTCTGTTAGATCATCAGACTTTTGAGTTCCTGTCTACATATCCTCTAGATCAATACGAATGTGGCTGCTCAATCATTAGCTGCTCATTTGCGGATGATAATAATGTTTATTACTGTGTGGGAACTGCATATGTTTTACCCGAGGAAAATGAACCAACAAAG GGGCGAATCCTTGTATTTGCTGTTGAAGATGGAAGGTTGCAATTAATCGTAGAGAAAGAAACTAAAGGTGCAGTTTATTCGCTGAATGCATTCAATGGGAAATTGTTGGCTGCTATCAACCAGAAGATTCAATTATATAAGTGGATGCTTCGTGAGGATGGTTCACATGAGCTGCAATCTGAGTGTGGGCACCATGGGCACATACTGGCCTTGTATACTCAAACCCGTGGGGACTTCATTGTGGTTGGAGATCTGATGAAATCGATATCCCTGCTGGTCTACAAG CACGAGGAAAGTGCGATCGAAGAGCGTGCTAGGGATTATAACGCCAACTGGATGACTGCAGTTGAGATGCTTGATGATGAAGCCTATATCGGGGCAGAAAATAGTTATAACCTATTCACTGTGCGCAAGAACAGTGATGCCGCCACAGATGATGAACGGGCCAGGCTGGAGGTCGTCGGGGAGTACCATCTTGGAGAGTTTGTGAATAGGTTCCGCCATGGTTCACTCGTGATGCGCCTTCCGGACTCAGAGATAGGGCAGATTCCCACGGTCATCTTTGGCACAATAAATGGGGTAATTGGCATCATCGCCTCCCTCCCACATGACCAATACGTGTTTCTGGAGAAACTCCAGTCCACTCTTGTGAAATTCATAAAGGGTGTTGGAAACCTGAGTCATGAGCAATGGCGTTCGTTCCATAATGATAAGAAGACGGCGGAAGCTCGGAACTTCCTTGATGGTGACCTGATCGAGTCATTCCTTGACCTTAGCAGGGGCAAGATGGAGGAGGTGTCTAAGGCTATGGGTGTTCCTGTGGAGGAGCTGTCCAAGAGGGTGGAGGAGTTGACGAGGCTTCACTAG